CCTTTGCGCAGGCAAATACCAAAAAAATGATGAAGGGTATGTTAACCGGGCCGGTAACCATTTTGCAATGGTCATTCGTGCGCGATGATCAGCCACGGTCAGAAACCACCAACCAGATAGCCTTAGCCATTCGGGATGAAGTGGTAGCCTTAGAAAAAGCAGGCATACAAATGATACAGATAGATGAACCCGCCATACGCGAGGGCCTGCCCCTGCGCAAGGCAGACTGGGCTGCCTACTTGGATTGGGCCGTAAAGGCCTTCCGTATATCGGCAAGCGGCGTGCAGGATGTAACGCAAATACACACCCACATGTGCTACAGCGAGTTTAATGATATAATTAAACATATAGCCGATATGGATGCCGATGTGATCACGATAGAAACGTCCCGATCGCAAATGGAGCTGCTAGAGGCTTTTGCCGATTTTAAATATCCGGCCGAAATAGGCCCTGGTGTTTATGATATACACTCGCCACGCGTGCCTACTGTAACAGAGATGGTAGATCTGTTAAAAAAAGCAGCCGATAAACTGCCCGTAACCAATATATGGGTAAACCCCGACTGCGGTTTAAAAACACGCAAATGGGCCGAAACCGAAACCGCGCTTGCCAACATGGTACAGGCAGCTAAACAGGCACGGTTAATTTATACCGAACAACTTATATAATAACAAACCTTAGCCGTGCAGGTAAACTGCACGGCTTTTAAGTAACACCTATGGACATTGAAGAAAGAATAAAATTATCCGAAACACGCATATTTAAAGCGGTTTTCCCAAACACCACCAATCATTACGATACGCTATTTGGCGGCACTGCCATGCACATGATGGACGAGGTTGCCTTTATTACCGCTACGCGTTTTACCCGCAAACGAATGGTTACCGTATCGTCGGACAGGATTGACTTTACAAGGCCGATAGCAGCCGGAACTATAATAGAGCTTATTGGCAAGGTGGCCCACATTGGCAATACCAGCCTTAAAATATCAGTAGATATTTTTGTAGAAGAAATGTACTCGTTTGACAGGGAGAAAGCCATTACCGGCACATTTACCTTTGTAGCTATTGATGAAAATAAACAAGCTATAAAAGTTATTTAATTATAAAAAGATTTGCTTTTGCTAAAATAATTAGCATTTTTGTTAAGTGAATCAAAACTCAATAGCGGTACAAACCGAAGCCCGTGTGCTGTTTGTAGATATGAACAGTTACTTTGCGCGTTGCGAGCAGCAGGCCAACTTTTGGCTGCGCGGCCGCCCCGTAGGTGTTTGCGTTTATACCGGTAAGTACGGCTGTGTAATATCACTATCTACCGAAGCTAAAGAGCGTGGTTTAAAGGCGGGTATGCGTTTAAACGATGCTATGGCGCTTTGCCCCGACCTGGTGCCGGTAGAAAGCAACCCGGCACGTTACCGTGAGTATCATACCAAAATAATTAACGTTTTACGCGAGTACTGCAACGATGTTGTGCCCAAAAGTATAGACGAAGCTATCATCAACCTGAGTAACTACGACCATGTAGACCCCATGAAAATAGCCATGAGTATTAAGGATGATATCCTGAAAAAGGTTGGCGACTGGCTGACCTGTTCGGTTGGGATAGCGCCTAATGCCTTTTTGGCCAAGCTGGCCTCTGTTAGGGGTAAAAAGCGCAATGGCTTAATGATGATAACGCCGCAAAATATCGATTCGGTTTTGGGTGAGTTAAAACTTGGCGATTTGCCGGGTATTGGGTCAAACATGTCTTATAGGTTAGAGCGGGCTGGTATAAACACGCCCCTGCAAATGCGTTACGCCACACCACAACGCTTAAAGGCCATTTTTAAAAGTATAGATGGTATTTATTGGCATTACCGGCTAAATTTTATCGAAACCAATATAACCGCCCACGATTATAAAGGCATGCAGGCCATGCGCCAGATCTCTGCCGAAAAGCGTAAAAACATCAACTATATAGATCAGTTGTTTATGACGCTTTGCCTTACGCTGGAGAAACGGATGGTGCATCATAAATTTTATTGTAAATCGGTGGGGTTTACCGCCCGTTATGTAGATGGCAGCCGCTGGGATGATGCCTTTACCGTAAGTACCCCTGTGCAGGATGCCATCAGCTTAATGCGGATGATACGCATACGCATTGCCAAATTTGAACAGCTTAATAGCACCGGCCCGGTAATGAATACTGAAATAAGCCAAATGCGGGTGGCCGTTACCAACTTTGTTAATAATGGCAATATGCTGTACAGCTTGTTTGAAGATATGGACCGGAAGGAAACCGCGCTTAAAACCATGCACGAGATAAAAGATAAGTTTGGATCTGACAAGCTGATACGAGCGGTAGAGATGACGGATGGCAAAGTAATAAAAGATGTAATTGGTTTTGGCTCGGTAAAGGACCTGAGCGATCTGGATTATAAAACTGCCTGAGTTTATTACAACAACCCAAGCATTAAATTGGTTGCTTGAGCAGAAAAAGCGTGTATATTAGTATCGTTATACACATTGCTAATGCCCCCACTTTTACGCCGTATGAACCCTTTTTTTTACCAAAAGCTATTTATACCCGCCTTTATTGCCATACTTGGCCTGTCGCGCTGTCACAGCGAAAAAAATATTGCTCCACAGGTTAAAGACACCATTAAAATTGGGCAGGTAGCAGCAAGCGATGCCGGGCTTACCCCGCTTAAAAATATGTTTGGCGTAAATAGCTATGAGTGGAACTTTTTAGAGAACCCCGCCGCCCCTAACGACCGTAACCATATTTACGAGGCCAATATGACCCTTATTAAAAGCTTTAGCGCGGTAAGGCATTACATGAACTGGAACCAACTGGAGAACACGCAGGGCGATTACACCTATAACCCCACCAACAGGGGTAGCTGGTATTATGATGTAATATACGCCCGCTGCAAAGCAGACGGCATATTGGTGCTGGCCGATATGAAAAACCTGCCTGAATGGATGATGAACAGCTACCCTGCCGACCAGCGGGATGACGAAAACACACCTGTGTATTTCGGTGCTAATAAAAGCCTGCCCAAATCATACCTGGTACAAGCTCAAACGGCATTTCAGTTTGCTGCGCGCTATGGCTACAATATCGCTGTAACGCCATCGCTGGTAAAGGCAAACACTAAACCCCGCTGGAACAACGACACGCCCAACCAGGTTAAAATAGGTATGGGTTTGATCAAATACATTGAATGCAATAACGAGCCCGACCGCTGGTGGAAAGGCGACAAAGCCACCCAAACACCCGAAGAATATGCCGCTAACCTGTCTGCTTTTTACGATGGGCACAAAGGTGCTTTAGGCAACAACGCGGGTGTTAAAACCGCCGACCCTAACATGATGGTAGTGATGGGTGGTTTGGCCACAGCCGATGCCAAATATGTACAGCGTGTTATCGACTGGTGTAAAAAGAACCGCGGCTACCGCCCCAACGGAAAGGTTAACTTATGCTTTGATGTGATCAATTATCACCTTTATTCTAACAATGGCAGTGTGCTTTCGCATATCAAGGCTACTACCGGCGTGGCGCCCGAGCTGTCGGAGTCGGGAAAAATTGCCGATGATTTTATGAAGGTAGCCAAAGATATACCGGTATGGGTTACCGAAACCGGGTACGATATTAACCAGGCCAGTTACCAGCATGCCCCTCCTATTGGCACAAAGACAGAACTGATCACCCAGGCCGATTGGATATTGCGTACCTCGTTAATGTATATACGCCATGGCATTAAACGCGTGTTTTTTTACCAGTTATTTGATGCTAACGCCGGCAGCGGCGAGCAATACGCAACATCGGGCCTTGCCGAAGGCGTAAAAATGCGGCCATCAGGCGATTATATATTACAGGTTAATAAGTTAATGGGTAATTACGGCTATAAAGGCACCCTAAATGCCGACCCTGTTGTAGATATGTATCAGCTGGATAGCAAGTTAATGTATGTACTATCCATTCCCGATCAAAAGAACCGCAAGGCCGTTTATACGCTCGATCTGGGTAAGGCAACATCGGCTACAGTGTACACCTTAACGCCCGGCGCCAAGGAAATGAGTAAAAAAGATATGCCCACCGCTAACGGCAAGCTCAAACTCACCGTTACCGAAACCCCCATGTTTGTGCAGGCAAAATAAGCAAAGATGTATAGTTGTGTTAAGCACTAACCTTCAGTTGTAGCCTTAACCCCTGATAGTATCGCGGCCTGGAGTATGCTGATGTTTATATCCTTTAAATGATTAAACTTAATGCAATACCCGGTAACGCTGGCCTTGCCTATTTCTTTACCATAGGTTTGGGCCAGGTAGGTCTTATCCTTAATGCCGAGGACATAAACGGATATACCGGTTTTGTTGGCGCTTAACCCGATCTGGAAAAACTCACGGGTCTTGCCATCAGCGTATTTAATGGTGTACGATCCGTAACCTATGGTAGGGTTAGTAACAGTCTTATTGTCGGCATTTTTGCCGTCATCATACCACAATTTACATCCGGGTAAACCTGTAATATGCGCGTATGCAATTCATTCATGTCGCTGCGCTTGGGCTCGGGGTGGCTGTTAAGGTACGCTTCGATTTGATCTTGAAGGTTCATATTAAAATTGGGTTTTTGGTTTGGCTGCTTACCTATCAAATCTCGTTTTATTTTTGGTGAAACGCTAATCCATTCTTTCACCCCCTTCAAATTGCCATCAAATTTTATTGGCCCATTATTTAAATTAAAAAGCCGGGAAACCACAAAACGCTTTTTTTTTTCAAATTAAATTTTATATTAGTAAGCAAGGGGTAGCGAAAAAAAACGAAAATATCCCGCTATAGCCAACAAAAAAATGGAATAATTTACAGCGGAAAATGGAAAGGTTTAGTGCTTTGCGAGCTCCGGAGCCATATTTTCATCGTTAATACCCTATCCAACAAAAGAGGCGCTCGCCAATTCAATAATTTTTAATGCATTTGCCCTGTAAAGCAATTTACTATGCCAAATTATCCGCCTAAAAAGTTATTTTTGCGCCTGAATGAAGCACATACGTAATTTTTGTATAATAGCGCATATCGACCATGGTAAAAGTACCCTTGCCGATAGGTTATTAGAATATACCAATACCATAACACAGCGCGAAAGCCAGGCCCAACTACTTGATGATATGGACCTTGAGCGCGAACGCGGCATTACCATAAAGAGCCATGCCATACAAATGGACTATGAGCTTGACGGGCAGAAATACGTCCTTAATCTGATAGATACCCCCGGCCATGTAGACTTTAGCTATGAGGTATCCCGCTCAATAGCTGCCTGCGAGGGTGCTTTATTGATAGTAGATGCCGCGCAGGGTATACAGGCACAAACCATATCAAACCTTTACCTGGCCTTAGAGAATGACCTGGAGATCATCCCTGTGCTGAACAAAATGGACCTGCCCGGCGCTATGCCCGAGGAGGTTAAAGACCAGATAGTAGAGCTGATAGGCTGCAAACGCGAAGAGATATTAGCCGCATCGGGCAAAACTGGTATGGGCGTGCACGATATATTACGCGCCATTGTAGAGCGTGTCCCCGCCCCTGTTGGCGACCCTGAAGCACCTTTACAAGCATTGATATTTGATTCGGTTTATAACTCGTTTCGTGGTATTGTAGCTTATTTTAAGGTAGTTAACGGCGAGATACGCAAAGGCGATAAAGTAAAATTCTTCGCAACCGAAAAGCAATACATAGCCGAAGAAGTTGGTACGCTTAAGCTGAAACAACTACCCAAAGATGTGATCAAAACCGGTGATGTGGGTTATATCATCTCGGGCATCAAAGAATCGCGCGAGGTAAAGGTTGGTGATACCATTACCACTATCAATCGCCCCTGCGAAACCGGTATACAGGGTTTTGAAGAAGTGAAACCGATGGTATTTGCGGGTATTTACCCTGTAGATACCGAGGATTACGAAGAACTACGCGAATCGATGGCTAAACTGCAGCTAAACGATGCATCACTGGTTTTTGAACCGGAATCATCTGCAGCGTTAGGCTTTGGTTTCCGTTGCGGTTTCCTGGGTATGCTGCACATGGAGATCATTCAGGAGCGCCTGGAGCGCGAGTTTGATATGACGGTGATCACCACTGTGCCCAACGTATCATACATTGCTTATACCACACGCGGCGAGCCCATAGTGGTAAATAACCCGTCGGACTTGCCAGACCCGAGTAAGATAGACTTTGTGGAGGAGCCTTACATTAAGGCAACCATCATCACCAAATCTGAGTTTGTGGGACCTGTAATGTCGCTTTGTATTCAAAAACGTGGTTTCATTAAAAATCAGTCGTACCTAACGTCCGACCGTGTGGAGCTGGTATTTGAGATGCCGATGGGCGAAATCGTGTTTGACTTTTACGATAAGCTTAAAACCATATCAAAGGGTTATGCCTCTTTTGATTATCACCAGATAGGGTATCGCCAAAGTGATCTGGTACGTTTAGATATCAAACTTAACGCCGAGCCGGTGGATGCTTTGTCATCATTGATTTTCCGCGGTAACTCATACGATTTTGGTAAAAAGATATGCGAAAAGCTGAAAGAGCTATTGCCCCGCCAGCAATTCGAGATCATTATACAGGCATCTATTGGTGCCAAGATCATCGCCCGCGAAACAGTAAAAGCATTACGTAAAGATGTAACTGCCAAGTGTTATGGTGGTGATATATCGCGTAAGCGTAAACTGTTAGAGAAACAGAAAAAAGGTAAAAAACGCATGCGCCAGGTAGGTAACGTAGAGATACCACAATCGGCGTTTATGGCGGTGTTGAAATTAGATTAATCAGTATGCAATTACTTGACGGAAAATACGTTTCGGAAAAATTAAAGGTAGAAATAGCTGAAGAGGCTGCTAAGATATTAGCGCGTACCGGCCGTAAGCCGCATTTGGTAGCTGTATTGGTGGGTCACGACGGCGGCAGCGAAACCTATGTAGCCAGTAAAATGAAAAACTGCGAAGCGGTGGGTTTTAAATCGAGCCTGGTGCGTTACGAGGATACCGTTACTGAAGAAGAATTGCTCGCTAAAGTGGCCGAACTGAATGCTGACGAGGATATTGACGGTATTATTGTGCAATTGCCCCTACCCAAACATATCGACCCTGAAAAAGTCACTGAGCGTATAGATCCTAAAAAGGATGTAGACGGTTTCCACCCGGTAAATTTGGGCCGTATGCAACGCAATCTGCCATCGTTTATCCCTGCTACGCCATATGGCATCACTTTAATGCTAAAAGAATACGGTGTAGAAACATCCGGTAAACATTGCGTAGTTGTTGGACGCAGTAATATTGTAGGCTCGCCAATGAGCATTTTAATGGCAAGAAATACCACACCCGGTAACTGCACGGTAACTATTTGCCATAGCCGCACCCCCGATATTAAAAAATTCACACTTGACGCCGATATACTGATCGTAGCGATAGGTAAGAAGAATTTTATCACTGCCGATATGGTTAAAGATGGTGTTGTAGTAATTGATGTGGGCATGAACCGCGAAACCTCTACCCTAACTAAATCGGGCTTTAAGCTTTACGGCGATGTTGATTTTGAAGGTGTAGCACCCAAAGCATCATATATAACCCCTGTACCCGGCGGCGTTGGACTAATGACCATTATTGGTTTATTAAAGAACACTTTGGCATCCGCGAATAAGGAAGTTTATCAATAATATAAAGTTTAAGGTGTTGTAAAGAGTTAAAGCCATAGGGGATTAATAGCACTTTAACCAAACTCAAAAATCTACCTCTAAATTCATTAGCGCGGGGTTTTTTATTACCTCATCCATGCTGGTTTCTATGGTAACTCGGCGGCGGTCGGCAGATACGATGGCGTTTTTGTTGTTCACCTTTTTTACCGGTTTAGCAAAGTTCAGTACCACCTTGTAGGGCATATCTATAAGCATCGCCTTAGCCATAGCAAACTTTGCCCCTACAGTTTTAAGGAACTTATTAAATTTAACCTTGTCTATTATCCGGGCGAATTTATGTGGAGTAACCTGGTAGTTGTAGTAGCTTTGGCCCGTCATTAATTGCTGTGTATCAAAGCTTCTAAGCTGATTGTTTTTAGCAACACTGTTCAATTGATTACTCATAGACATATTGCTTAAATGCTGAAGATAGTATTCAAGTTCGGCAGCATCCTTAGCCTCGTGCCTGATACTTACCTTCATGATATTGTTTTTCAGATCCATTTTTACAGCCAGGTCACTCCCCTGCGCCATTTTGGTTTCTTCCGCATTTAGCTTAAGTGCTATACTATCCGGCAGGGCGGTATAAAAATTAAGGCTGGTATCTTTCACCATCGCAAATTGTGGGGTCTCTCTAACAGAATCGGCCATCAGGTTCATTAACACCGATACCGCTTTGCTCATGTCAAAGCCATAAGTTACATTGCAAGCACCATTGGCTTTAAAATCGTAATGCTCCTCAATATCCACACACGAACTCAGGCAGAGCAGCGCAAAAACTATAACAGGATAGTAAAGTTTTTTCATGTGTTTTACAGATGCTTTAAACGATATAAAGCTAAGTGCAAATTGTGATAAATAAAAGGCCATATGTAATTAATTGTGCGTTGACGCTATTAGAAATCCCATCGCTTTGTAAACTTAACCCGGTATCGGGGGCTGCTTTTCGTTTGCGCTTTACGCTTTCGACTCAAAAACGTATTTTTGCGGCTTAAATATGGCACACCAAGTCCCGGAAGATGGCACATTGCTTCCTTTAATGGAAGAATTTTATACGATACAAGGCGAAGGCTTTAATACCGGCAAGGCCGCATATTTTATACGCCTTGGCGGCTGTGATGTGGGCTGTCACTGGTGCGATGTAAAAGAAAGCTGGGATGCTGAACTGCATGCCTTAACATCGGCTGACTTAATTGCTGATAATGCCTCTCAATTCCCTTCAAAAGCCGTTGTGGTAACCGGTGGTGAGCCGTTAATATATAATTTAGATTATCTTACTACTAAACTACAGCAAAAAGGCATAAAAACCTTTATTGAAACATCCGGTGCTTATCCCCTTTCGGGCAGTTGGGACTGGATATGCCTCTCGCCTAAAAAGTTTAAGGCACCCATGCAAAATGTTGCAGACAAAGCCGACGAATTAAAGGTTATTATATTTAACAAATCCGATTTTGAATTTGCAGAGCATCATTCAAAACTGGTTGGCCCCAACTGTAAATTGTACCTACAGCCCGAATGGTCGAAAAATAAAGAAATGACCCCGCTTATTGTTGATTACGTAATGAATAATCCAAAATGGGAAATATCCTTACAAACACATAAGTATTTAAACATTCCCTAAAACAATCCTGCTGCTTAATAATTTGTAACTTAGTGTACCCAACAACGTATCAGTTATAAATGCGAGCCTTGTCATTATTAATTTTATTGTGCTTAATTACTCTTGGTTTATATGCCCAGCAAAGGCAATATTCTACCACGGATAGTGAAGCTATTAAGCAATTTGCCTTAGCTAACAGAAGCTTAGACGAACATTTGTACGACGAAGCTATACAGCAATTGAACTTAGCTATTAACGCCGATGCTAAATTTGTAGAAGCCCGTGCCGTGTTGGGTGATGTATTACGTTTAAGGCGGCAATATAAACCTGCAATTGATCAATTCCGTAAAGTGCTGGCCTTAAACCCCGAATATAACAGGGCTATATATTTAAAGCTTGGCGATAGTGAAGTAACAGATGCACAATATGTGCCTGCACAAGAGCACCTGGAGAAGTATCTCACTTACCCTAACATTACCGCGCAAAACACAGCTTACGCTCAAAAATTAATAAGCGATTGTAAGTTTAGTATACAGGCATTGTTACATCCAGTAGCATTTAAGCCTGTTAATATGGGGGCCAATATAAATACTGTTAACGACGAATATTTACCGGTAGCAACTGCTGATGAAAGTACACTTATATTTACACGCAAGGTAAATAATAACGAGGATTTTTATAAAAGTGATAAGTTAAATAATAGCTGGCAAACATCTGTATATCTGAGTAATATAATTAACACACCTACCTTTAACGAGGGTGCGCAGTCAATATCTCAGGATGGTAAATATTTGTTTTTTACCGGCTGTAACCGCCCCGATGGATTAGGCAGATGTGATATTTACATTGCACAAAAAAAAGGCGA
This portion of the Inquilinus sp. KBS0705 genome encodes:
- a CDS encoding acyl-CoA thioesterase, whose translation is MDIEERIKLSETRIFKAVFPNTTNHYDTLFGGTAMHMMDEVAFITATRFTRKRMVTVSSDRIDFTRPIAAGTIIELIGKVAHIGNTSLKISVDIFVEEMYSFDREKAITGTFTFVAIDENKQAIKVI
- a CDS encoding DNA polymerase IV, with the translated sequence MNQNSIAVQTEARVLFVDMNSYFARCEQQANFWLRGRPVGVCVYTGKYGCVISLSTEAKERGLKAGMRLNDAMALCPDLVPVESNPARYREYHTKIINVLREYCNDVVPKSIDEAIINLSNYDHVDPMKIAMSIKDDILKKVGDWLTCSVGIAPNAFLAKLASVRGKKRNGLMMITPQNIDSVLGELKLGDLPGIGSNMSYRLERAGINTPLQMRYATPQRLKAIFKSIDGIYWHYRLNFIETNITAHDYKGMQAMRQISAEKRKNINYIDQLFMTLCLTLEKRMVHHKFYCKSVGFTARYVDGSRWDDAFTVSTPVQDAISLMRMIRIRIAKFEQLNSTGPVMNTEISQMRVAVTNFVNNGNMLYSLFEDMDRKETALKTMHEIKDKFGSDKLIRAVEMTDGKVIKDVIGFGSVKDLSDLDYKTA
- the lepA gene encoding elongation factor 4, producing the protein MKHIRNFCIIAHIDHGKSTLADRLLEYTNTITQRESQAQLLDDMDLERERGITIKSHAIQMDYELDGQKYVLNLIDTPGHVDFSYEVSRSIAACEGALLIVDAAQGIQAQTISNLYLALENDLEIIPVLNKMDLPGAMPEEVKDQIVELIGCKREEILAASGKTGMGVHDILRAIVERVPAPVGDPEAPLQALIFDSVYNSFRGIVAYFKVVNGEIRKGDKVKFFATEKQYIAEEVGTLKLKQLPKDVIKTGDVGYIISGIKESREVKVGDTITTINRPCETGIQGFEEVKPMVFAGIYPVDTEDYEELRESMAKLQLNDASLVFEPESSAALGFGFRCGFLGMLHMEIIQERLEREFDMTVITTVPNVSYIAYTTRGEPIVVNNPSDLPDPSKIDFVEEPYIKATIITKSEFVGPVMSLCIQKRGFIKNQSYLTSDRVELVFEMPMGEIVFDFYDKLKTISKGYASFDYHQIGYRQSDLVRLDIKLNAEPVDALSSLIFRGNSYDFGKKICEKLKELLPRQQFEIIIQASIGAKIIARETVKALRKDVTAKCYGGDISRKRKLLEKQKKGKKRMRQVGNVEIPQSAFMAVLKLD
- a CDS encoding bifunctional 5,10-methylene-tetrahydrofolate dehydrogenase/5,10-methylene-tetrahydrofolate cyclohydrolase (catalyzes the formation of 5,10-methenyltetrahydrofolate from 5,10-methylenetetrahydrofolate and subsequent formation of 10-formyltetrahydrofolate from 5,10-methenyltetrahydrofolate); translated protein: MQLLDGKYVSEKLKVEIAEEAAKILARTGRKPHLVAVLVGHDGGSETYVASKMKNCEAVGFKSSLVRYEDTVTEEELLAKVAELNADEDIDGIIVQLPLPKHIDPEKVTERIDPKKDVDGFHPVNLGRMQRNLPSFIPATPYGITLMLKEYGVETSGKHCVVVGRSNIVGSPMSILMARNTTPGNCTVTICHSRTPDIKKFTLDADILIVAIGKKNFITADMVKDGVVVIDVGMNRETSTLTKSGFKLYGDVDFEGVAPKASYITPVPGGVGLMTIIGLLKNTLASANKEVYQ
- a CDS encoding 7-carboxy-7-deazaguanine synthase QueE → MAHQVPEDGTLLPLMEEFYTIQGEGFNTGKAAYFIRLGGCDVGCHWCDVKESWDAELHALTSADLIADNASQFPSKAVVVTGGEPLIYNLDYLTTKLQQKGIKTFIETSGAYPLSGSWDWICLSPKKFKAPMQNVADKADELKVIIFNKSDFEFAEHHSKLVGPNCKLYLQPEWSKNKEMTPLIVDYVMNNPKWEISLQTHKYLNIP